A window from Myxococcota bacterium encodes these proteins:
- a CDS encoding SDR family NAD(P)-dependent oxidoreductase, giving the protein MREFEGRTAVITGSASGMGLAFAACFAREGMNVVMADIEEEALKAAAAQVESVGASVLPVVTDVADGASMEHLGEATRDAFGPAHLVCLNAGVSAPTVPMDQLSANDWQWVLDVNLYGVIHGLRVFLPGLKAQDEGSVVVTASVAGLISGPFLGPYNASKHGAVAIMETLHAELTLSESKVTAHCLCPGMVMTNIGSSDRNRPKELQDEEASVSIPEAMGELADHLEDFVKIAQTPDAVAERVLAAVVEGRFWIETDEYYREPVKARHRAIETRTDPPVMKSIMDPYFAK; this is encoded by the coding sequence ATGCGGGAGTTCGAGGGGCGGACGGCGGTGATCACGGGCAGTGCGAGCGGCATGGGTCTGGCCTTCGCCGCGTGCTTCGCGCGCGAAGGCATGAACGTCGTGATGGCCGACATCGAAGAAGAGGCCCTGAAGGCGGCCGCGGCCCAGGTCGAGTCCGTCGGGGCTTCGGTGCTCCCGGTGGTGACCGACGTCGCCGATGGCGCCTCGATGGAGCACCTCGGCGAGGCCACCCGCGACGCGTTCGGGCCGGCCCACCTGGTCTGTCTGAACGCGGGGGTGTCGGCGCCCACCGTCCCGATGGACCAGCTGTCGGCGAACGACTGGCAGTGGGTCCTCGACGTGAACCTCTACGGCGTCATCCACGGCCTGCGCGTGTTCCTGCCCGGTCTGAAGGCGCAGGACGAGGGCAGTGTCGTCGTCACGGCCTCGGTCGCCGGACTCATCTCCGGTCCCTTCCTCGGGCCCTACAACGCGTCGAAGCACGGCGCCGTCGCGATCATGGAGACGCTGCACGCCGAGCTCACCCTCAGCGAATCGAAGGTGACCGCCCACTGCCTCTGCCCGGGCATGGTCATGACCAACATCGGGAGCTCCGATCGCAACCGCCCGAAGGAACTGCAGGACGAAGAGGCGAGCGTCTCGATCCCCGAGGCGATGGGCGAGCTCGCCGATCACCTGGAGGACTTCGTCAAGATCGCGCAGACGCCGGACGCCGTCGCCGAACGCGTACTCGCAGCCGTCGTCGAGGGCCGCTTCTGGATCGAGACGGACGAGTACTACCGGGAGCCCGTCAAAGCACGGCACCGCGCTATCGAAACGCGGACGGATCCGCCGGTGATGAAGAGCATCATGGATCCCTACTTCGCGAAGTAG